The genomic window CGTCCGACCAGCGGGCGAGCACGATGACCTCGGCGTCTCTACTCATGCCGGAGTATCATCGCAACCGCCTGGTCCACCGCAACCAAATTCCTCAACCGGCCGACGCAGGCAAGCGTGGGCGGATTGGCGACGAGCTCTCAGTGCCAGCGAGCCCGACGACGGCGCCTTCGGAGAAGCTCATCTGCGCCTAAGCCACGGCCCTGATCAGCTCACACGACCCATCGGACAGCCCCTAGTCGGCCATCCGGTTCAGTCGCCTTCTTCTAGCCTCGAACCTTCTTGACGGCTCGCCAGTGCAACTGGCGGGGCCGTTTCGGTTTGTTGGGCTGATGGTGGGTAGCACGAAGGCCCGGCTGTCGCGTCGGGTGGGCGCCGGGTTCCACAGTTCCGGCGGGGTAGTCCTGTTCGCAGGGAAGGGAACGTGCTGTTCAGCCGGGTTTCGGCAACGCTTTGAGCCGGGTCAGGGCCTCGGTGATCACGCCGTTCCATGGCCAGTCGCGGGCGAGTCGGAGGATGCGGCGGCGACCGGTAATGACCAGCTGGGCGGCGGTGGAGAACAGCCGCAGGCGGAGCCGACGGGGTTCCCACGGGCGGAGCTTGCCGGTCAGGGCGAGCATCGGCATCCAGGCGAGCAGGTCCAGGGCGATCTGGACGATCTCCAGCCAGATCTGGTTCTGCGCCATGTCATGAAGCGGGAGATTACGCAGGCCGGTGGCGCGGGCGGCGCGGATGCGGTCTTCGGCACGGGCGCGCTGGCGGTGACGCAGTTCCAGCGCGGCGATCGGGACGTTCTTGGTGTTGGTGGCGAAGCAGGTCAAGCGCGTGCCGTCGGTGTCGGTGAAGCGCAGTTAGGCGCCGGGGTGTGGGCGTTCCCTGCGGACGATCAGCCGCATCCCTTCGGGCCAGCCTTTGAGGCAGTCTCCGTCGAGTTCGGCCACCCAGGCGCCGTCGCGGATCTGGCCGCCGGGTTCGACGGCCGCCGTCCAGGCCGAGGCGGGGACCTTCAGGACGGTCTGATGGATGGCGTCGGTGATGGTCATGCCGACCGAGTAGGACAGCCACCGGCCCCGCGCGGACAGCCAGTTGCCGAACTCGTGGGTGCCCCCGCCCGAGTCGGTGTGGAGGAGCGTCCGCCGTCCACGGCGGTACTTGTTCGACAGCTGCTTCAAGGCGAGTCCGGCCGCTTCTATGTGGTCTGCCGCAGTGTTGCTGCCCGCGTTGCCCGGTCGCAGCAGACCGGCCACGGGTTCGCCGGACCCGCCCTGGCCGTGGTCGACGAACGCCATCAGTGGGTGGTGCCCGAAGGTCTTCTTCCAGGTCGCGGCCGCATCCTGCTTCTCGGAGTGTGCGATGACGAGCACCCCGTCCAGGTCCACGGTCCCCTGACCGTCGGCGTCCCGAGCTGCCTGACCGGCCAACGTCCAGACGTGTTCACGTACTTCGGCCCGGGCAGTGCGGACCGCTGTCAGGGCCCGATTCCCGCCCGACGCGAGGGTGTCGATCAACCGGGAGACCGTCGGATCGGAGGCCACCGGCCCGAACACCGCAGGCTCGACCCGAAGCATGCCCACATCCGCCAGGCAGTCCCCGCCCAGCGCGAGGGCGAACGCCACATCCAGCAGGGCCTTGCCCGGATCATGCACCGCCCGCGACTTCCGCCACGGCGCCAACGCCGCCGACATCGCCCTGTCCAGACCGGTCTTGCGGATCGTCTCCACCAGCAGCACACCGCCAGCCTGGGAGACGACCCCGCGACCCCCACCTTCGGTACGGACACGCGGGTAGGACCCCGATACGCTTCTTCACCTGAAAGTGCCTCTTTCACGCGACGACCTGGACCCTAGAGGAGTCCCATCGTTGCAGGTCAGGAGCACTCTCCGTGTTTCTGATCACCTACCGGACGCCCTGCCACGTGAAGCTCGAGACCAGGCACAGTTCTGGAGTCCCTCCCCGACACCGGAAGTGCGTCAGTAGCCGGTGCCGCGCTTGACCTGCTCTCGCTCGATCCCGTGGGCTGCACCCTTGTCGTCCAACGTGCGGCACGCGTCCTCGATGTCCTGACTCAGGCGGTCGACCTGCTCGCGGCTCAGGGTCTCCTTGACCAGGGCACGCAGGATCTTCACCTTCTCGGCGTTGGGCAGGAGCGTGTATGCCGGAACCATCCAGCCGCGCTCGGCCGAGAGTTGCCAGGCGATGTCGGACTCGTCGTAGGCGTGCTTGCCGGCGAGACGGAAGGCGACCAGCGGCAGCTGTTCGAGGTCGCTCCCGATTACTTCGAAGCGGCCGCTGCTGCGCAGGTTGTCCGCCAGTGCGCGGGCGTTCTCCTGCATGATCTTCATGACGTAGGTGTAGCCCTGTCGGCCGAGCCGCACGAAGTTGTAGTACTGCGCGAGCACCATCGACGCACCGGTGGAGAAGTTCAGTGTGAACGTCGCGTCGGTCTTGCCCAGGTAGTTGTAGAACACACTCAGCTACCGACTGTCCGCAACCCGAGCAGCTGGGCTGGTCAAGCCGTCCTCGACCGCCCCGACATCCTGTCGACATGAACCACGGGGCACCCACGAGTGGACCGGGACCGTTTTCTCTTGGGGCAGTTCCTGGCGCCCAGGGGGCGCGGGGAGGACGAACGATCCCGGCCCGCAACGCTGAGGCCGGTAGGACGATCCGTAGCCTCCCACCGACGTGTCACACCTCGTGGTCACGTCTCAGAGCCTCGTCACGCGACTCATCAAAAAGCCCCTGGGCCGTTTTCAGTACGGGCCGTTTCCAGTGCCCCCGGCTGAGCTCAGCAGCGGCTCTGGGATCCAGGGGCTCAGGCCCAGCCTCCTGCCGCCTCACCGTGCCGATTTACCTTCCCACCCATGACGCACGTCGACTACACGGCTGACGGAACATCCCCTTCCGTTTCCCTGTGTCCTGCGAGCGTCCCGAATCAAGCACCCGCCCAGCCACAGGAGCCATGTGCGGCGGGTTCACCGCCAACAGAATGGAACATCATTGCTGGTCAGAGCCGTCCGAACACCAACGCCAGCCACGAGGCTGAACTCACGAGCAGCGGATTCGGTCCGTTCAGGCAAAGTTGACGACCCGACAGGACAAAATGAACGTTTCCGCAGGTCAGAGCCCTGCTGAAGTGGGGCGGGTGGGACTCGAACCCACGGCCGACGGATTATGAGTCCGCTGCTCTAACCGGCTGAGCTACCGCCCCGTACGGCGTGTCGCGCACATTTGTGCGCGCCGTCTGCCGCAGCATAGCCGCTCATACGATCTCCTGCTTCGGATGGTCGGCCTTCGCATGCGCTTCTTGACCTTGAGGACTTCGGCCCGGCGCGCGCGGTTCCCCCGGACATGAAAAAGGACCCCGACGGGGTCCTCCTTCAGGTTGCTCTCCCGACTGGACTCGAACCAGTAACCTGCCGGTTAACAGCCGGCTGCTCTGCCAATTGAGCTACGGAAGATCGAAGCTCCCCCGACTGGACTCGAACCAGTAACCTGCCGGTTAACAGCCGGCTGCTCTGCCAATTGAGCTACGGAGGATTGCCTCGTTGCATCGAACGTACCTCCCTGGGTATTCGCCAGGGGGCGTGCGCTCGCTGCGACACATACATTAGCGCAAGCAGGGGGGTGCTCCGCCAATCGGTATCCCCCGCGCCCGTCGCCCACGCAGGGCAACGCAAGGGACCGACGCAGACGTAAGGGAAGGGTGGCCGCCATGCGCTATCGGCTCACGTTCTTTGCCGGACTGGCCCTGGGGTACGTGCTCGGCACGCGGGCCGGACGCGAACGTTACGAGCAGTTGAAGAAGTCCGCCCGGCAGGTCGCGCAGAACCCCGCCGTGCGCAACACGGCGGAGTCGGCGGCCCAGCAGGGGCGCGTGTTCGCCGGCAAGGCGTATCACGTGGTCAGCGACAAGGTCGGGGACCACGTACCCGACACGGTCGCCGAGCGGGTCCGCTCCCTGCGCGCACGCAACACGAACGGCTCCGGCGGAGACGACTGGGGTACCAGCAATACATAGGGACCACAATGTGTCGGCCGGACCGACGCGCGGCGGCGCCACCCCTTCCCGTGCGGCAGAATTTCTGCCATGGGGATAGTCGCCGGGCTGGACAGTTCGCCCGATTTTACGCGCATTGTCGTCTGTGACTCGGACACAGGGGCCGTGCTCAGGCAGGGGTATGCCCCGCACCCGTTGGAGGCGGCGGAGGGCGGGGGACGTCCGTCGGACGTCGATCCGCAGGCGTGGCTGCTGTCCCTGGGGGAGGCGGCCACCGGCGGGCTGCTGGAGGGTGTGCAGGCCATCGGCGTGTCGTCCCAGCAGAACGGGCTGATCGCGCTGGACGCACAGGGCAACACCGTGCGCCCGGCCATGGTCGGCGGTGACAAGCGGACCCAGGTCGCGGCGGCCGACCTCGTCGACGCGCTCGGGGGGCGCGGGGCGTGGGCGGAGGCCGTCGGCTGTGTGCCGGGGGCCGCGCAGCCGGTGACCAAGCTGCGCTGGATGAGCCGTACCGAGCCGGACGCCGCGATGCGGACCGCCGTACTGCTCCAGGCCCACGACTGGCTGGTGTGGCAGTTGCTGGGGCGGCCGGTGCGGCGG from Streptomyces sp. DSM 40750 includes these protein-coding regions:
- a CDS encoding pyridoxal-dependent decarboxylase; translated protein: MFYNYLGKTDATFTLNFSTGASMVLAQYYNFVRLGRQGYTYVMKIMQENARALADNLRSSGRFEVIGSDLEQLPLVAFRLAGKHAYDESDIAWQLSAERGWMVPAYTLLPNAEKVKILRALVKETLSREQVDRLSQDIEDACRTLDDKGAAHGIEREQVKRGTGY
- a CDS encoding YtxH domain-containing protein, which codes for MRYRLTFFAGLALGYVLGTRAGRERYEQLKKSARQVAQNPAVRNTAESAAQQGRVFAGKAYHVVSDKVGDHVPDTVAERVRSLRARNTNGSGGDDWGTSNT